The following coding sequences lie in one Methanothermobacter sp. MT-2 genomic window:
- a CDS encoding DNA repair and recombination protein RadA, producing the protein MVELEDLPNVGAKTAQKLREAGFGDMMRLATATAKELSVKADIGEGVAEKIIEAARKAEKIDFETALDVMERRKDVGRITTGSKALDELIGGGIETQAITEVFGEYGSGKSQLAHELVVTVQLPEDRGGLNGEAVFIDTENTFRPERVEQIANAFELNIEEVMEKIYIARAFNSSHQILMAEKVNELIQEGKDIRLVVVDSLTSHFRAEYVGRESLATRQQKLNQHLHTLQSIANTYNTAIFVTNQVQARPDAFFGSPTKAIGGHVLGHAATYRIWLKKGLAGKRIARLVDSPHLPEGECVFKITNDGIVD; encoded by the coding sequence ATGGTTGAACTCGAAGATCTACCAAATGTAGGAGCCAAGACCGCGCAGAAACTTAGAGAAGCCGGATTTGGGGATATGATGCGCCTTGCAACAGCCACGGCCAAGGAACTGTCAGTTAAAGCCGATATAGGTGAGGGGGTGGCTGAGAAGATCATAGAAGCCGCTAGAAAAGCCGAGAAGATAGATTTTGAAACAGCCCTAGATGTTATGGAAAGACGGAAAGATGTTGGGAGGATAACAACAGGGAGCAAGGCACTAGATGAACTCATAGGCGGCGGAATAGAAACCCAAGCCATAACAGAAGTTTTCGGAGAATACGGATCCGGTAAAAGTCAATTAGCCCATGAACTCGTCGTCACAGTGCAACTACCAGAAGATAGGGGAGGACTCAATGGAGAAGCCGTGTTCATAGACACAGAGAACACCTTCAGACCAGAAAGGGTTGAACAGATAGCTAACGCATTCGAACTCAACATCGAAGAAGTTATGGAGAAAATATACATTGCAAGGGCCTTCAACTCAAGTCACCAGATACTAATGGCAGAAAAAGTAAATGAACTCATACAAGAAGGTAAAGATATAAGATTGGTTGTAGTGGATTCACTCACATCCCATTTCAGGGCAGAATATGTGGGAAGGGAATCCCTTGCAACAAGACAACAAAAATTAAACCAACACTTACATACACTACAAAGTATTGCTAACACATATAATACAGCTATCTTTGTAACTAACCAGGTCCAGGCACGGCCTGATGCATTCTTCGGAAGTCCGACAAAGGCCATAGGCGGCCATGTGCTTGGACATGCAGCAACCTATAGGATATGGCTGAAAAAAGGTTTGGCTGGTAAAAGGATAGCAAGACTAGTTGACAGCCCACACCTACCAGAGGGTGAATGTGTCTTCAAAATAACAAATGATGGTATAGTGGACTAA
- a CDS encoding NADP-reducing hydrogenase, subunit C, with the protein MNFKKIVQNAKKEYYSIFQGKTPSILVGSATCGLSAGANEIIKIMEDEIKKEDIDARIIPVGCIGSCYAEPLIGIFKNKKGTFYGPVNKNLAKKIVKTNIIEDEIVKENILGTLKVKKEDIWGSFFESDFMRPQSRYILRRCGLINPEDIKHYLATGGYAGFLKALEIGADKIIETIKESGLRGRGGAGFPTWLKWDLCRKSDSEKKYIICNADEGDPGAFMNRSLLEGDPHSVIEGILIGAHAIGAEKAYIYCRAEYPMALKRLEKAIKDLWNLGIPSIDIEIKKGAGAFVCGEETALIASIEGRRGMPRTRPPFPTTSGLWGNPTVINNVETFAAVSLIFQGGSEKFSLMGTKSSKGTKTFSLVGDVKRTGLIEVPLGTTLKRVIFDIGGGIRDGGKLKAVQIGGPSGGCLPASMMDTEIDYDSLTSAGAIMGSGGLVVLSDDSCMVEIARYFLEFTQRESCGKCVPCRVGTQQMLLILEDIVQGKGSLEDIETLHKIAETVKEASLCGLGQTSPNPVLTTIKYFRDEYIEHIKYRRCPAAYCRDLMHYFIDEEKCTGCMVCLKACPNNAIKGVKDEVHTIDQGKCLKCGSCIDVCKEGAILKVPGEWGR; encoded by the coding sequence ATGAACTTCAAAAAAATTGTCCAAAACGCAAAAAAAGAATACTATTCCATCTTCCAAGGAAAAACCCCATCAATCCTTGTAGGATCAGCCACATGTGGCCTATCGGCAGGAGCGAATGAAATCATAAAAATCATGGAGGACGAAATAAAAAAAGAAGACATCGATGCAAGGATAATACCTGTCGGGTGCATAGGCTCATGTTATGCAGAACCCCTCATAGGAATATTCAAAAATAAAAAGGGAACATTTTATGGCCCAGTGAATAAAAACTTGGCGAAAAAAATCGTCAAAACAAATATCATAGAAGATGAAATAGTCAAAGAAAACATCCTGGGCACCCTAAAAGTAAAAAAAGAGGATATATGGGGGAGTTTCTTCGAATCTGATTTCATGAGGCCTCAATCTAGATATATACTCCGAAGATGTGGTTTGATAAACCCAGAAGACATTAAACATTACCTTGCAACAGGAGGTTACGCTGGTTTTTTAAAGGCGCTTGAAATTGGAGCTGACAAAATCATAGAGACTATTAAAGAGTCCGGTTTACGTGGAAGGGGTGGTGCAGGGTTCCCAACATGGCTTAAATGGGATCTATGCAGGAAATCAGATTCCGAGAAAAAATATATTATATGTAATGCAGATGAGGGAGATCCCGGCGCCTTCATGAACCGTTCTCTTCTTGAAGGCGACCCACATTCTGTTATTGAAGGCATACTCATAGGAGCTCATGCAATTGGGGCCGAAAAAGCATATATTTATTGCAGAGCCGAATATCCTATGGCTCTGAAAAGGTTAGAGAAGGCTATAAAAGATTTGTGGAATTTGGGTATTCCAAGTATTGATATTGAAATAAAAAAGGGTGCTGGTGCATTCGTATGTGGTGAGGAGACAGCTCTCATAGCCTCAATTGAAGGCCGAAGAGGCATGCCAAGGACAAGACCGCCATTCCCGACAACAAGTGGATTATGGGGGAACCCCACTGTAATAAACAATGTGGAGACCTTCGCGGCGGTTTCATTAATATTCCAGGGAGGATCTGAAAAATTTAGTTTGATGGGCACAAAATCCAGTAAGGGCACAAAAACATTTTCGCTTGTAGGAGACGTTAAAAGAACAGGCCTTATTGAAGTGCCTCTTGGCACAACACTTAAAAGGGTTATATTTGATATAGGTGGAGGCATACGTGATGGTGGAAAATTAAAGGCTGTTCAGATTGGTGGGCCGTCTGGTGGTTGTCTTCCAGCTTCAATGATGGACACGGAAATCGATTATGATTCGCTTACTTCTGCTGGGGCTATCATGGGCTCTGGGGGTCTTGTTGTATTATCTGATGATTCTTGCATGGTCGAGATCGCACGTTATTTTCTTGAGTTCACACAACGTGAATCTTGCGGTAAGTGCGTGCCTTGTCGTGTTGGAACCCAGCAAATGCTCCTTATCCTTGAGGATATAGTCCAAGGGAAGGGAAGTCTAGAAGATATTGAGACACTCCATAAGATTGCCGAGACAGTTAAGGAGGCTTCACTTTGTGGACTTGGCCAGACATCCCCGAATCCTGTTCTCACCACCATTAAGTATTTCAGGGATGAGTATATTGAGCATATAAAGTATAGGAGGTGTCCTGCGGCATATTGTAGGGATTTAATGCATTATTTTATTGATGAGGAGAAATGTACAGGTTGTATGGTTTGTTTGAAGGCTTGTCCTAATAATGCTATTAAAGGGGTTAAAGATGAGGTACATACTATAGATCAGGGAAAATGTTTGAAATGTGGTTCTTGTATTGATGTCTGTAAAGAGGGCGCTATATTAAAGGTGCCAGGTGAATGGGGGAGATAA
- a CDS encoding NADP-reducing hydrogenase, subunit A yields MQSLKKIFAAYKGKREDIIPLLQEIQEKYGYLPEKALKELSKFTGVSESQIYGIATFYAHFRFKPIGRKHVIVCTGTACHVKGSDQIIDTIQRHLQIKEGETTPDLEYSLEAVGCIGCCSLAPCAMINEKVVSRIKPRQIKRLLPKNS; encoded by the coding sequence ATGCAAAGTTTAAAGAAAATATTCGCAGCCTATAAGGGTAAAAGGGAAGATATAATCCCACTACTCCAAGAAATCCAAGAAAAGTATGGATATTTACCAGAGAAAGCATTAAAAGAGCTTTCAAAATTCACAGGGGTTAGTGAAAGTCAAATTTATGGTATTGCAACATTCTATGCGCACTTCAGATTCAAACCAATTGGTAGAAAACATGTAATCGTATGTACTGGCACAGCATGCCATGTTAAAGGATCAGATCAGATAATAGACACCATCCAAAGACACCTACAGATAAAAGAAGGTGAAACAACCCCAGACCTGGAATATTCACTCGAAGCCGTTGGATGCATCGGATGCTGTTCCCTCGCACCATGCGCCATGATAAACGAAAAAGTAGTATCAAGGATAAAACCGCGACAAATAAAACGATTACTCCCCAAAAATTCATAG
- a CDS encoding protein FdhD homolog has translation MKLYREVSAFRVNGKLAKIKERVVKDSEIHIIINGTISRRFYVTPSKLKEFTVGYLLGEGLIKKVSDIKLLDINRKTINVEINLEDASLSRESVIGSDSMGGWRYKIESVEHVDSTFSITKDEVFKAFNKLVKGARLWRMTGGAHVAALVCEGKFVLAEDVSRHVAVDKIIGAGALDKVDFARSFIVYSGRMPADMLIKVARAGIPIIASNAAPTYSGYKVATDAGLTMLGFVRDGRFNIYTNPERIKV, from the coding sequence ATGAAATTATATAGGGAAGTCTCTGCATTTAGGGTTAATGGAAAGCTTGCTAAGATCAAAGAAAGAGTTGTTAAAGATTCTGAGATCCACATCATAATAAATGGGACCATTTCAAGACGTTTCTATGTTACTCCAAGTAAATTGAAGGAGTTTACAGTAGGATACCTCTTGGGTGAAGGTTTAATCAAAAAAGTATCTGATATAAAACTTTTAGATATAAATAGAAAGACCATAAATGTGGAAATAAACTTAGAAGATGCAAGTCTATCAAGGGAATCTGTTATAGGATCCGATAGTATGGGGGGTTGGAGATATAAGATAGAATCTGTAGAACATGTTGATTCCACCTTCAGCATAACAAAAGATGAAGTTTTCAAGGCATTCAACAAACTAGTCAAGGGCGCCAGGTTATGGAGGATGACAGGCGGGGCCCATGTAGCTGCATTAGTATGTGAGGGTAAATTCGTGCTTGCGGAGGATGTGAGTCGACATGTTGCAGTTGACAAGATAATAGGGGCTGGTGCACTAGATAAAGTTGATTTCGCGAGGAGTTTTATAGTTTATAGTGGGCGCATGCCCGCTGACATGCTTATAAAAGTTGCAAGGGCTGGTATACCAATCATAGCATCAAATGCCGCCCCAACATATTCTGGTTATAAAGTTGCAACGGATGCGGGTCTCACCATGCTAGGATTCGTAAGGGATGGAAGATTTAATATTTACACCAACCCAGAAAGAATAAAAGTCTAA
- a CDS encoding predicted 3-hexulose-6-phosphate isomerase, translated as MIIKDTINTIIKNMQEVAESIDEKTIKELIEKLTSSASIFVIGLGRSGLVAKAFAMRLMHLGMKVFVVGETITPAIKKKDCLIAISGSGETSYILKAARIAKKRGSDVVAITSHPKSSLSKIADLTVTIKGKTKIDGEQNYIKRQMKGNHHSKTPLGTLFEISALIFLDGLIAELMEKLNKKEKDMMEMHNVFE; from the coding sequence GTGATAATAAAAGATACCATCAATACAATAATCAAGAATATGCAGGAAGTTGCAGAGAGCATAGATGAAAAGACCATAAAAGAATTGATTGAGAAGTTAACATCTTCCGCAAGCATATTTGTGATCGGTCTTGGGCGTTCAGGGCTCGTTGCGAAGGCCTTTGCAATGAGACTCATGCACTTGGGCATGAAAGTATTTGTAGTTGGGGAGACCATAACACCCGCTATAAAAAAGAAGGATTGTCTTATAGCAATCTCAGGGTCTGGAGAGACAAGTTACATTTTAAAAGCGGCCAGAATAGCTAAGAAAAGGGGTTCAGATGTGGTTGCAATAACATCACATCCAAAATCATCCCTCTCAAAAATCGCAGACCTTACCGTAACAATAAAAGGAAAAACTAAGATAGATGGTGAACAAAATTATATAAAAAGGCAAATGAAGGGAAACCATCACTCAAAAACGCCTCTAGGCACACTATTTGAGATATCGGCTCTAATATTCTTGGACGGGTTAATAGCAGAGCTTATGGAAAAATTAAACAAAAAGGAAAAAGATATGATGGAAATGCATAACGTTTTTGAATGA
- a CDS encoding predicted transcriptional regulator produces MKEKPLVGILIDGIELDHKLLEMLELVSRTCSQRRAAKKIGITPQVFNRRILKFEDKLGFKLIKSGKSGSELTPEGAEILRRYHEYQNLLEKGDKILIAAGYISSQLIGALLESYGLDAALYTCSDYEAFHLSKKCRLDLITLDDPLIAFRNNLDFIPIAYDHLALIPDAKIEGIHELDNAKFVAVENSSQRLAWRILRENGIKFKIVQRVKSPFQAFQIIKETPNLYTFLNASKFPGNNILKEETRHVISIIPFHERVKDFIEFIFSEGQTIIKKEGFERL; encoded by the coding sequence ATGAAAGAAAAGCCACTTGTTGGGATTTTAATAGATGGTATTGAATTAGACCATAAATTGCTTGAAATGTTAGAATTGGTCTCCAGGACATGCTCCCAGAGGAGGGCAGCCAAAAAGATTGGTATAACACCCCAGGTATTTAATAGGCGCATACTAAAATTTGAGGATAAACTAGGATTTAAACTGATCAAAAGTGGTAAAAGCGGCTCTGAGCTCACACCAGAAGGTGCCGAAATCCTTAGAAGATACCATGAATACCAAAACCTCCTGGAAAAAGGCGATAAGATTTTGATAGCTGCTGGTTACATATCCTCGCAGCTTATAGGAGCGCTTCTTGAAAGTTATGGGTTAGACGCTGCATTATACACTTGTAGCGACTATGAAGCATTCCACCTTTCAAAGAAATGTAGATTAGACCTCATAACACTTGATGATCCATTAATAGCCTTCAGGAACAACCTTGATTTCATACCAATCGCCTATGACCACCTCGCACTCATACCAGATGCCAAGATAGAGGGTATCCATGAACTTGACAATGCAAAGTTTGTCGCAGTGGAAAACTCCTCACAAAGACTAGCATGGAGAATATTAAGGGAAAATGGCATAAAATTTAAGATCGTCCAAAGGGTTAAATCGCCATTCCAAGCATTCCAGATAATAAAAGAAACACCAAATCTCTACACTTTCCTCAATGCAAGCAAATTCCCAGGAAACAACATACTAAAAGAAGAAACAAGACACGTAATAAGCATAATACCATTCCATGAGCGCGTCAAAGATTTCATAGAGTTCATATTCAGCGAAGGACAAACCATAATCAAAAAAGAAGGATTTGAAAGACTCTAA
- a CDS encoding ribokinase, protein MSERDLLSIGHTAIDYIIQIDEFPPPNSSVTIKNMKKMHGGAAANVALVGSALGLKTSLVSAVGGDFIGSGYHEKLKKFKINTNSMIIIKNESTPTAFIMTNKNNDQISYFYWGAAKNFKNAEIPYQTIQEAHAVHLATGDPSFNGKCGEIARKEDKLISFDPGQDLHLYTKKQLEKVIKVTNILFGNHFEIDRIQKRLSITIKELQEMGPNIIVQTYGRKGSIIYAEEKIKIDAVPCKTVDPTGAGDSYRAGFLRAYLEGADLEKCGKFASTVASFIVEAEGTQTNIPDHKLAKSRYETYWNEKLNF, encoded by the coding sequence TTGAGTGAAAGAGACCTCCTATCCATCGGACACACAGCCATTGACTATATAATCCAAATAGACGAATTCCCACCCCCAAACTCATCAGTAACCATAAAAAACATGAAAAAAATGCACGGAGGCGCCGCAGCAAACGTCGCACTAGTCGGATCAGCCCTCGGCCTCAAAACCTCACTGGTATCAGCAGTAGGAGGAGACTTCATAGGATCAGGATACCATGAAAAACTAAAAAAATTCAAGATAAACACAAATTCAATGATCATCATAAAAAATGAAAGCACACCCACAGCATTCATAATGACAAACAAAAACAACGACCAAATAAGCTACTTCTACTGGGGAGCGGCCAAAAACTTCAAAAACGCCGAAATACCATACCAGACAATACAAGAAGCCCATGCAGTCCACCTTGCCACAGGCGACCCATCCTTCAACGGCAAATGTGGAGAAATCGCCCGAAAAGAAGACAAACTCATATCATTCGACCCAGGACAAGACCTCCACCTCTACACAAAAAAACAACTAGAAAAAGTAATTAAAGTAACCAACATACTATTCGGCAACCACTTCGAAATAGACAGGATCCAAAAGAGACTTTCAATAACCATAAAAGAACTACAAGAAATGGGGCCAAACATCATAGTACAAACCTATGGAAGAAAAGGCAGCATAATATACGCAGAAGAAAAAATAAAAATAGATGCAGTACCATGCAAAACAGTAGACCCCACAGGCGCCGGAGACTCATACCGTGCAGGGTTCCTACGAGCCTACCTTGAAGGAGCAGACCTCGAAAAGTGTGGAAAATTCGCATCCACAGTAGCATCATTCATAGTGGAAGCAGAAGGCACACAAACCAACATACCAGACCACAAACTAGCAAAAAGCCGATATGAAACTTACTGGAACGAAAAACTAAACTTCTAA